Proteins encoded within one genomic window of Bacillus sp. F19:
- the tpiA gene encoding triose-phosphate isomerase — protein MRKPIIAGNWKMNKVMGEAAAFIEEVKGLVPSADKIESVVCAPALFLDRLVEASKGTDVKIGAQNMHFEENGAFTGETSPVALKDLGVSYVILGHSERREMFAETDETVNKKTAAAFKHGLVPIVCCGETLEEREAGKTNDLVGVQVTKALAGLTDEQLKEVVIAYEPIWAIGTGKSSSAKDANDVCSHIRSVVAEQFSKEVAEAVRIQYGGSVKPENIKEYMAESDIDGALVGGASLEPQSFLQLLEAGQHE, from the coding sequence ATGAGAAAGCCAATTATCGCTGGTAACTGGAAAATGAACAAAGTAATGGGAGAAGCAGCAGCATTCATTGAGGAAGTAAAAGGCTTAGTTCCTTCTGCTGACAAAATTGAATCTGTAGTTTGTGCACCTGCACTCTTTTTAGACCGCCTTGTAGAGGCTTCTAAAGGAACTGATGTGAAAATCGGTGCCCAAAACATGCATTTCGAAGAAAATGGTGCATTTACAGGCGAAACAAGCCCTGTCGCACTTAAAGACTTAGGCGTAAGCTACGTGATCCTTGGTCACTCAGAGCGCCGCGAAATGTTTGCTGAAACAGATGAAACAGTAAACAAAAAGACGGCTGCTGCTTTCAAGCATGGTCTTGTGCCGATCGTATGCTGCGGCGAAACGCTTGAAGAGCGTGAAGCAGGCAAAACAAACGATCTTGTAGGAGTTCAAGTAACAAAAGCACTTGCTGGTTTAACAGACGAGCAATTAAAAGAAGTTGTCATTGCATATGAGCCAATCTGGGCAATCGGTACGGGCAAATCTTCTTCTGCAAAAGATGCAAATGACGTTTGTTCACACATCCGTTCAGTTGTGGCAGAGCAGTTCTCTAAAGAAGTGGCTGAAGCAGTACGTATTCAATACGGCGGCAGCGTAAAGCCTGAAAACATAAAAGAATACATGGCAGAGTCTGACATCGACGGCGCTTTAGTCGGCGGAGCAAGTCTTGAGCCGCAATCTTTCTTACAGCTTTTGGAGGCAGGACAACATGAGTAA
- a CDS encoding phosphoglycerate kinase gives MNKKSVKDIEVKGKVVFCRVDFNVPMKDGKVTDDTRIRAALPTIQYLTEQGAKVLLASHLGRPKGQVVEELRLNAVAERLQELLGKNVAKADEAYGDSVKAEISKMQEGDVLLLENVRFYPGEEKNDPELAKAFAELADVYVNDAFGAAHRAHASTAGIADHIPAVAGFLLEKELEVLGKALSNPERPFTAIIGGAKVKDKIGVIDHLLDKVDNLIIGGGLAYTFIKAMGHEVGKSLLEEDKVELAKSFMEKAKKNGVNFYMPVDVVVADDFSNDANIKVVPIDSIPSDWEGLDAGPKSREIYADVIRNSKLVIWNGPLGVFELDAFAEGTKSVAVALSEAKDTYTVIGGGDSAAAVEKFNMADKMDHISTGGGASLEFMEGKELPGVVALNDK, from the coding sequence ATGAACAAAAAGTCAGTAAAAGACATCGAGGTTAAAGGGAAAGTTGTCTTCTGCCGTGTAGATTTCAACGTGCCGATGAAAGATGGCAAAGTAACAGATGACACACGCATTCGCGCAGCTTTACCAACTATTCAGTACTTAACAGAGCAAGGTGCAAAAGTTCTATTAGCAAGCCATTTAGGCCGTCCAAAAGGACAAGTTGTTGAGGAGCTTCGTTTAAACGCAGTTGCAGAGCGTCTTCAAGAATTACTTGGCAAAAATGTAGCGAAAGCAGACGAAGCATATGGCGACTCTGTAAAAGCTGAAATCTCTAAAATGCAGGAAGGCGACGTACTCCTATTAGAAAACGTTCGTTTCTACCCTGGTGAAGAGAAGAATGATCCTGAGCTTGCAAAAGCATTTGCTGAGCTTGCTGATGTCTATGTAAATGACGCTTTCGGAGCAGCACACCGTGCACATGCTTCTACAGCAGGCATTGCAGACCACATTCCGGCAGTTGCAGGATTCCTATTGGAAAAAGAATTAGAAGTATTGGGCAAAGCATTATCAAACCCTGAGCGTCCGTTTACAGCAATTATCGGCGGAGCTAAAGTAAAAGACAAAATCGGTGTAATTGATCACCTCTTAGATAAAGTGGATAACTTGATCATCGGCGGCGGACTTGCTTATACATTCATTAAAGCAATGGGCCACGAGGTAGGGAAATCTCTTCTTGAAGAAGATAAAGTTGAGCTTGCTAAATCCTTCATGGAAAAGGCGAAAAAGAACGGCGTTAACTTCTACATGCCAGTTGACGTAGTTGTAGCGGATGATTTTTCAAACGATGCAAACATTAAAGTTGTGCCGATCGACAGCATTCCAAGTGATTGGGAAGGCTTAGATGCTGGACCAAAATCCCGCGAAATCTATGCTGATGTTATCAGGAATTCAAAGCTTGTGATCTGGAACGGACCGCTTGGCGTATTTGAATTAGATGCATTTGCAGAAGGTACAAAGTCTGTGGCTGTAGCACTTTCAGAAGCAAAAGATACATACACAGTTATAGGCGGCGGAGATTCTGCTGCTGCAGTTGAGAAATTCAACATGGCAGACAAAATGGATCACATTTCAACAGGCGGCGGAGCATCTCTTGAATTCATGGAAGGCAAAGAGCTTCCAGGAGTTGTCGCATTAAACGATAAATAA
- the gpmI gene encoding 2,3-bisphosphoglycerate-independent phosphoglycerate mutase has translation MSKKQVALIILDGFALRSEEKGNAVIHAKKPNFDRYWNQYPHATLTASGEAVGLPEGQMGNSEVGHLNIGAGRIVYQSLTRVNVAIREGQFEKNETFISAMNHVKENGTNLHIFGLLSDGGVHSHIDHLFALLRLAKEEGVKNVYIHGFLDGRDVGPQTAEGYIKQLNEKIEEYGVGAIATLSGRYYSMDRDKRWDRVEKAYRAMVYGEGPTYTNPLDLVEDSYKNGIHDEFVLPSVMTKEDGSPVATISENDAVIFYNFRPDRAIQISNTFTNEDFRSFDRGPKHPKNLHFVCLTHFSETVDGYVAFKATNLDNTLGEVLSQNGLTQLRIAETEKYPHVTFFMSGGREAEFPGEERILIDSPKVATYDLKPEMSAYEVTDALLGEIEADKHNAIILNFANPDMVGHSGMLEPTIKAIETVDECLGKIVDAILAKGGTAIITADHGNADEVTTLEGTPMTAHTTNPVPVIVTKEVAGLREDGILGDLAPTVLDLLGVDLPKEMTGKSLIKK, from the coding sequence ATGAGTAAGAAACAGGTAGCCTTAATTATCCTTGACGGGTTTGCACTTCGCAGCGAAGAGAAGGGTAATGCGGTTATTCATGCAAAAAAACCAAACTTTGACCGATACTGGAATCAGTATCCTCATGCTACTTTAACGGCAAGCGGCGAAGCCGTCGGTTTGCCTGAAGGCCAGATGGGTAATTCAGAGGTAGGACATTTGAACATCGGTGCCGGACGTATCGTATACCAAAGCTTAACGCGTGTGAACGTAGCCATTCGTGAAGGTCAATTTGAAAAAAATGAAACCTTCATTTCAGCAATGAATCACGTTAAAGAAAACGGCACAAACCTTCACATCTTTGGATTGCTGTCTGATGGAGGCGTTCATAGCCACATTGACCACCTTTTCGCTTTGCTGAGACTGGCAAAAGAAGAAGGCGTCAAGAATGTTTACATCCATGGCTTCCTTGACGGCCGTGATGTTGGCCCGCAAACAGCAGAAGGCTATATTAAGCAATTAAACGAAAAGATTGAAGAGTATGGTGTTGGTGCAATTGCAACCCTCTCAGGCCGTTATTATTCCATGGACCGCGACAAGCGCTGGGATCGTGTTGAGAAAGCGTACCGCGCAATGGTATACGGCGAGGGCCCAACTTATACGAATCCGCTTGACTTAGTGGAAGATTCATATAAAAATGGAATCCACGACGAGTTTGTTCTTCCTTCAGTTATGACTAAAGAAGACGGCTCTCCTGTTGCAACTATCAGCGAGAACGATGCGGTTATTTTCTATAACTTCCGCCCGGATCGCGCGATTCAGATTTCGAACACATTTACAAACGAAGACTTCCGTTCATTTGACCGTGGACCAAAGCATCCGAAAAACCTGCATTTTGTATGTTTGACTCATTTTAGTGAAACAGTAGACGGGTATGTTGCTTTTAAAGCAACGAACTTAGATAACACACTAGGTGAAGTTCTATCGCAAAACGGGTTAACCCAGCTTCGGATTGCTGAAACGGAAAAATACCCTCACGTAACTTTTTTCATGAGCGGCGGACGTGAAGCAGAATTCCCAGGTGAAGAACGCATTCTAATCGATTCACCAAAAGTCGCAACTTATGATTTGAAGCCTGAGATGAGCGCCTACGAAGTAACGGACGCGTTACTTGGCGAAATCGAAGCTGACAAGCATAACGCGATTATCCTGAATTTCGCCAACCCGGATATGGTTGGACATTCAGGCATGCTTGAACCGACTATTAAAGCAATAGAAACAGTTGATGAATGTCTTGGCAAAATTGTTGATGCAATTCTTGCTAAAGGCGGAACGGCTATAATTACAGCGGACCATGGAAATGCTGATGAAGTGACAACTCTAGAGGGTACACCAATGACAGCACATACAACTAATCCAGTTCCTGTAATTGTAACAAAGGAAGTTGCAGGCTTAAGAGAAGATGGAATTCTTGGTGATTTAGCGCCAACCGTGCTTGACTTGCTTGGAGTAGACCTTCCGAAAGAAATGACAGGTAAATCATTAATTAAAAAATAA
- the gap gene encoding type I glyceraldehyde-3-phosphate dehydrogenase has translation MAVKIGINGFGRIGRNVFRAALKNPNVDVVAVNDLTDANMLAHLLKYDSIHGRLDADVKVDGNNLIVDGKTIQVSAERDPAKLSWGERGVEVVVESTGFFTKRADAAKHLEAGAKKVIISAPATDEDITIVMGVNHDKYDAASHDVISNASCTTNCLAPFAKVLNDKFGIKRGMMTTVHSYTNDQQILDLPHKDYRRARAAAENIIPTSTGAAKAVSLVLPELKGKLNGGAMRVPTPNVSLVDLVAELDTNVTAEEVNAAFKEASEGALKGILNYSEEPLVSGDYNGDPASSTIDALSTMVMEDSMVKVISWYDNESGYSNRVVDLVDYIASKGL, from the coding sequence ATGGCAGTAAAAATTGGTATTAACGGTTTTGGACGTATCGGACGTAACGTATTCCGTGCAGCACTTAAAAATCCTAATGTGGACGTTGTAGCGGTTAACGACTTAACAGACGCTAACATGCTTGCTCACCTTTTAAAATATGACTCAATTCATGGCAGATTAGATGCCGACGTGAAAGTAGACGGAAACAACCTTATTGTTGACGGCAAAACAATCCAAGTATCAGCAGAGCGCGATCCTGCGAAATTATCTTGGGGCGAGCGCGGAGTAGAAGTAGTTGTTGAATCAACTGGTTTCTTCACTAAGCGTGCAGACGCTGCGAAGCACTTAGAAGCTGGCGCTAAAAAAGTAATCATCTCTGCTCCTGCAACAGATGAAGACATCACAATCGTTATGGGTGTTAACCATGACAAATATGACGCTGCAAGCCATGATGTAATCTCTAATGCATCTTGTACTACTAACTGCTTAGCGCCATTCGCTAAAGTTCTTAACGACAAATTCGGCATCAAACGCGGTATGATGACAACTGTTCACTCATACACAAACGATCAGCAAATTCTTGACTTGCCGCATAAAGACTACCGTCGTGCCCGTGCAGCAGCTGAAAACATCATCCCTACTTCAACTGGAGCAGCTAAAGCAGTTTCTCTAGTATTGCCTGAGCTTAAAGGTAAATTAAACGGCGGAGCTATGCGTGTTCCAACTCCAAACGTTTCTTTAGTAGACTTAGTTGCTGAGCTTGACACTAACGTAACAGCTGAAGAAGTAAATGCAGCATTCAAAGAAGCTTCTGAAGGCGCATTAAAAGGAATTCTTAACTACAGCGAAGAGCCATTAGTTTCTGGCGACTACAATGGCGACCCAGCTTCTTCTACAATCGATGCTTTATCAACAATGGTTATGGAAGATAGCATGGTAAAAGTAATCTCTTGGTATGACAATGAGTCTGGCTACTCTAACCGTGTAGTAGACCTAGTTGATTACATCGCTTCTAAAGGTCTTTAA
- a CDS encoding glutaredoxin family protein: protein MLLKMYSRNSCPLCVEALEELEKLKNDMNIEIEVVDIYNDDALLEKYQLMIPVVEYGGLVLGYGKIKKDFIRKRLLDKKQERIVE, encoded by the coding sequence ATGCTTTTAAAAATGTATTCAAGAAACAGCTGTCCTCTCTGTGTTGAAGCTTTAGAGGAACTTGAAAAACTGAAAAACGACATGAATATAGAAATAGAAGTTGTTGATATTTACAATGATGATGCCCTGCTTGAAAAGTATCAGCTCATGATTCCTGTCGTTGAATATGGAGGTTTGGTGCTTGGATACGGCAAAATTAAAAAAGATTTTATAAGAAAGCGGTTACTTGATAAAAAGCAAGAAAGAATAGTTGAATAA